A stretch of Arachis hypogaea cultivar Tifrunner chromosome 15, arahy.Tifrunner.gnm2.J5K5, whole genome shotgun sequence DNA encodes these proteins:
- the LOC140179518 gene encoding uncharacterized protein produces MDEFFEHTHTRKEDRTQWVDEHSRMAKETFQERMFQAEQKRQAAIEAGVTDPPPVSEESIWIETVGGKRRGRVYGMGEVRNSSMVRPRVDGPTTTTSTDVLDLREQIIILNREVEQHAAKYRELEDRYQREKREWQQTVESLREDLNTSNSQMDQFSHQLSSLIEYVRAMGPSSSGSRVPPPPPFTFPSSQKSAAPRRKLPPILQPLGQSQGAHMEDNSDDLDDSDEDYLDEYE; encoded by the exons ATGGATGAGTTTTTTGAGCACACCCATACTCGCAAAGAGGATAGGACTCAATGGGTTGATGAACACTCCCGAATGGCAAAG GAGACATTTCAAGAGCGCATGTTTCAGGCTGAGCAAAAGCGACAGGCTGCTATAGAGGCTGGTGTAACTGATCCACCGCCTGTCTCTGAGGAAAGCATATGGATTGAGACAGTGGGTGGAAAACGAAGAGGTAGGGTATATGGCATGGGTGAGGTAAGGAACTCTTCTATGGTGCGACCTCGGGTTGATGGGCCAACCACGACCACCAGCACTGATGTTTTGGATCTTAGAGAACAAATTATAATACTCAATAGGGAAGTTGAACAACATGCCGCTAAATATAGAGAGCTTGAAGACCGCTATCAAAGGGAGAAAAGAGAGTGGCAACAGACGGTTGAATCCTTGCGTGAGGATCTCAACACCAGTAACTCACAGATGGATCAGTTTAGTCATCAACTTAGCAGCTTGATTGAGTATGTGAGGGCCATGGGTCCTAGTAGTTCTGGATCACGTGTCCCTCCACCTCCTCCTTTTACTTTTCCAAGCTCCCAGAAAAGCGCAGCCCCAAGAAGAAAACTCCCACCTATCTTGCAGCCCCTAGGACAGTCACAGGGCGCTCATATGGAGGATAATTCTGACGATCTCGATGACTCAGATGAGGACTATTTAGATGAGTACGAGTAG
- the LOC112748621 gene encoding uncharacterized protein: MELPSTSISQASPSSAIPSQPLPNPKGSINTVTLRSGTQLKERDSKALSPMIVTQEKNGVEIKEVEEEEEAQVVVEDEDPQPRNEVPRKEQVLEEVAQPILFPTLARKAKKRMELDPKMVEMFKKVEVTIPLFNVIHQVPKYAKFLKDLCMNKDRIHELKTIPLGSSISALMGAIPERCVDPDPCLVSCVIDGVQFIDCMCDLGACVSIMPLSVYHLLKLPPLKRSAARFVLADKSIITVTGIAEDVLVNIKGLIFPIDFHIIEMPPSESERASSILLGRPFLRTSRFKLDAHSGTYSFEIDGRVVCFSLEEAIRHPPENHSIFWCDQIDNIVAEVHYAKLEEKHMIEEDSEDPSEEV, translated from the coding sequence ATGGAGCTACCTTCTACCTCTATTTCTCAAGCCTCACCCTCTAGTGCCATACCTTCTCAACCCCTACCCAATCCCAAAGGTAGCATCAATACCGTAACCTTGAGGTCTGGAACTCAATTGAAGGAAAGGGACTCAAAGGCACTTAGTCCAATGATAGTCACTCAAGAGAAGAATGGAGTTGAGataaaagaagttgaagaggaggaggaagcacAAGTGGTAGTTGAAGATGAAGACCCTCAACCAAGGAATGAAGTCCCTAGAAAGGAGCAAGTCTTAGAGGAAGTGGCTCAACCAATTCTATTTCCTACATTGGCAAGAAAGGCTAAGAAGCGTATGGAACTTGacccaaaaatggtagagatgtTCAAGAAAGTGGAGGTAACTATCCCCCTCTTTAATGTTATACATCAAGTgcctaaatatgcaaaatttcttAAGGACTTGTGTATGAACAAAGATAGAATTCATGAGTTGAAAaccattccattgggtagttccaTTTCGGCTTTAATGGGAGCCATTCCGGAAAGGTGTGTTGATCCAGACCCTTGTTTAGTCTCTTGTGTCATTGATGGAGTCCAATTcattgattgtatgtgtgacctcggtGCATGCGTTAGCATTATGCCTCTTTCTGTTTATCATCTATTGAAGCTCCCACCGTTGAAGCGGTCGGCAGCTAGGTTTGTCTTGGCGGACAAGAGCATAATAACCGTGACGGGTATTGCAGAAGATGTGTTGGTCAACATAAAGGGTTTGATATTTCCAATTGATTTCCATATTATTGAGATGCCACCAAGTGAATCCGAGAGGGCATCATCCATCCTACTTGGGAGGCCATTTTTAAGGACCTCtagattcaagttggatgccCATTCGGGAACCTACTCATTTGAGATAGATGGGAGAGTTGTATGTTTTAGCCTAGAAGAGGCAATAAGGCACCCACCGGAGAACCATTCCATATTCTGGTGTGATCAAATTGACAACATTGTGGCCGAAGTGCATTATGCAAAGCTAGAAGAGAAACATATGATTGAAGAAGATAGTGAAGATCCAAGTGAAGAAGTTTAA